One Micromonospora eburnea genomic region harbors:
- a CDS encoding peptidoglycan D,D-transpeptidase FtsI family protein produces the protein MNAPLRRVGVVVMVLFGLLFANLNWIQAYKADEYRNSDYNGRVQVDEYKRKRGNIEVGGTAVAISKDTGGKLRFQRTYPGGETYAHVLGYKPVNLGDVGIERLENEFLAGTSDQLIGDRIKDMFTGEQTGGGNVLLSLSKRAQETAYKQLQNNQVGAKRGAAIAIDPRTGAVQALVSMPSFDPNPLASHDTTAAKDAYERLEQDPDRPLANRALSETLPPGSTFKIVVAAAALENGVTKETSIPAGPSWTPPTAGRPIGNAAPSICPEAHVTLIEAVTESCNTGFAQLGVRLGADKIKEKAQQFGFEQEDLTVGQLGEGGLRVAASRTGDMQNPDGSEDKAALAQSSIGQNNVRMTPLQGALIAASVANGGSQMRPYVVKQLLAPDRTTSYYSAKPRELRQPVSGQVANDLRDMMVSVVRNGSGRKAAISGYTVGGKTGTAESGPNTPDHGWFIGFALDKNGTPISAVCVELEQAGKGGSAEAARIAGRIMAAVIADSGGR, from the coding sequence GTGAACGCACCCCTGCGCCGCGTCGGCGTGGTCGTGATGGTCCTCTTCGGGCTGCTCTTCGCCAACCTCAACTGGATTCAGGCCTACAAGGCGGACGAATACCGCAACAGCGACTACAACGGCCGGGTCCAGGTCGACGAGTACAAGCGCAAGCGGGGCAACATCGAGGTCGGCGGCACCGCGGTCGCGATCAGCAAGGACACCGGCGGCAAGCTCAGGTTCCAGCGCACCTATCCGGGCGGCGAGACCTACGCGCACGTGCTCGGCTACAAGCCGGTCAACCTCGGCGACGTCGGCATCGAGCGGCTGGAGAACGAGTTCCTCGCCGGGACCAGCGACCAGCTCATCGGCGACCGGATCAAGGACATGTTCACCGGCGAGCAGACCGGTGGCGGCAATGTGCTGCTGTCCCTGTCCAAGCGGGCCCAGGAGACGGCGTACAAGCAGCTCCAGAACAACCAGGTCGGGGCGAAGCGGGGCGCGGCCATCGCGATCGACCCGCGTACCGGGGCCGTGCAGGCGCTGGTCTCCATGCCCAGCTTCGACCCGAACCCGCTGGCCAGCCACGACACCACGGCGGCCAAGGACGCGTACGAGAGGCTGGAGCAGGACCCGGACCGCCCGCTGGCCAACCGGGCGCTCTCCGAGACCCTGCCCCCGGGTTCCACCTTCAAGATCGTGGTGGCCGCGGCGGCGCTGGAGAACGGGGTCACCAAGGAGACCAGCATCCCGGCCGGGCCGAGCTGGACCCCGCCGACCGCGGGCCGGCCGATCGGAAACGCCGCACCCTCGATCTGCCCCGAGGCACACGTGACCCTGATCGAGGCGGTCACCGAGTCGTGCAACACCGGCTTCGCCCAGCTCGGCGTGCGGCTCGGCGCCGACAAGATCAAGGAGAAGGCCCAGCAGTTCGGCTTCGAGCAGGAGGACCTCACGGTCGGCCAGCTCGGCGAGGGCGGCCTGCGGGTGGCGGCCAGCCGGACCGGCGACATGCAGAACCCGGACGGGAGCGAGGACAAGGCCGCGCTGGCCCAGTCCTCGATCGGGCAGAACAACGTGCGGATGACCCCGCTCCAGGGCGCCCTGATCGCCGCCTCGGTGGCCAACGGGGGCAGCCAGATGCGGCCGTACGTGGTCAAGCAGCTGCTCGCTCCGGACCGCACCACCAGCTACTACAGCGCCAAGCCGCGGGAGCTGCGCCAGCCGGTGAGCGGCCAGGTCGCCAACGACCTGCGGGACATGATGGTCAGCGTGGTCCGCAACGGCAGCGGCCGGAAGGCCGCGATCAGCGGCTACACCGTGGGCGGCAAGACCGGCACCGCGGAGTCCGGCCCGAACACTCCCGACCACGGCTGGTTCATCGGTTTCGCGCTGGACAAGAACGGCACCCCGATCTCCGCCGTCTGTGTGGAGCTGGAGCAGGCGGGCAAGGGCGGCAGCGCCGAGGCGGCCCGGATCGCCGGCCGGATCATGGCGGCGGTCATCGCCGACTCCGGAGGCCGCTGA
- the pknB gene encoding Stk1 family PASTA domain-containing Ser/Thr kinase: MTAQARLLGGRYQVGELLGYGGMAEVHRGRDLRLGRDVAIKMLRADLARDATFQMRFRREAQNAASLNHPAIVAVYDTGEETAATGETLPFIVMEFVNGRTLKEVLGAEGRLQPRRALEICADMCAALEFSHRHGIIHRDIKPGNVMLTQTGQVKVMDFGIARALASGATTMTQTSAVIGTAQYLSPEQARGEAVDARSDVYAAGCVLFELLCGHPPFVGDSPVSVAYQHVRETPPTPSTINPDVNPAVDAIVLKALSKNPLNRYQSAGEMRADLLRAAAGRPVLATPVMPADETMPMAPAAGAGGYQTQVMGPQNRQQVPARVGDPRKRKSSSWVIATFAGLGVLAVIALVAALLLNQRGADRVNTPGLQGKSQAEAVAAIEALGLKAVPGEQVLNNTCQKDTVVNQSPGPGTPLEKGQNVTFQVCGGKKMVPVPPVKGNQYENVKLQLEGLNLKVDPEYVNDSQPEGSVISTDPEQGTEVAEGTTIKVKVSKGNVVKVPDVVGMTKELAERTLRNAGYKVRTLDGDEVAPDKAGLVSRQSPEADRKLEKNKQVTIYVDYAAPDPTGSPDPTETPTGGPTTPGAGGGGGGLPFPTLPPTRDSIR, encoded by the coding sequence ATGACAGCGCAGGCCCGCCTGCTCGGTGGCAGGTACCAGGTCGGCGAGCTGCTTGGCTACGGCGGCATGGCCGAGGTGCACCGCGGTCGCGATCTCCGGCTCGGTCGGGATGTCGCGATCAAGATGCTTCGGGCGGATCTGGCCCGGGATGCCACCTTCCAGATGCGGTTCCGGCGGGAGGCGCAGAACGCCGCCTCGCTGAACCACCCGGCCATCGTCGCCGTTTACGACACCGGCGAGGAGACCGCGGCGACCGGCGAGACGCTGCCGTTCATCGTGATGGAGTTCGTCAACGGGCGGACCCTCAAGGAGGTGCTGGGCGCCGAGGGCCGGCTCCAGCCGCGCCGGGCGCTGGAGATCTGCGCCGACATGTGCGCGGCGCTGGAGTTCAGCCACCGGCACGGGATCATCCACCGGGACATCAAGCCCGGCAACGTGATGCTCACCCAGACCGGCCAGGTCAAGGTGATGGACTTCGGCATCGCCCGGGCGCTGGCCAGCGGGGCCACCACGATGACCCAGACCAGCGCGGTCATCGGCACCGCACAATACCTCTCCCCCGAGCAGGCACGCGGCGAGGCGGTCGACGCGCGCTCCGACGTGTACGCGGCCGGCTGCGTGCTGTTCGAGCTGCTCTGCGGGCATCCGCCGTTCGTCGGGGACAGCCCGGTCAGCGTCGCGTACCAGCACGTACGGGAGACGCCCCCGACGCCGAGCACCATCAACCCGGACGTCAACCCGGCGGTGGACGCCATCGTCCTCAAGGCGCTGTCCAAGAACCCGCTGAACCGCTACCAGAGCGCCGGCGAGATGCGGGCGGACCTGCTCCGTGCGGCTGCCGGCCGCCCGGTGCTGGCCACCCCGGTCATGCCGGCCGACGAGACCATGCCGATGGCGCCGGCCGCCGGGGCGGGTGGTTACCAGACGCAGGTCATGGGGCCGCAGAACCGGCAGCAGGTCCCGGCCCGGGTCGGCGACCCGCGTAAGCGCAAGAGTTCCTCCTGGGTGATCGCCACCTTCGCCGGTCTCGGTGTCCTCGCGGTGATCGCCCTGGTCGCCGCGCTGCTGCTGAACCAGCGCGGCGCCGACCGCGTGAATACGCCGGGTTTGCAGGGCAAGAGCCAGGCGGAGGCGGTCGCCGCGATCGAGGCGTTGGGGCTCAAGGCGGTGCCCGGCGAGCAGGTGCTCAACAACACCTGCCAGAAGGACACGGTGGTCAACCAGTCCCCGGGTCCGGGCACGCCGCTGGAAAAGGGCCAGAACGTGACGTTCCAGGTCTGCGGCGGCAAGAAGATGGTCCCCGTCCCCCCGGTGAAGGGCAACCAGTACGAGAACGTCAAGCTGCAGTTGGAGGGCCTGAACCTCAAGGTCGACCCGGAGTACGTCAACGACAGCCAGCCGGAGGGCTCGGTGATCAGCACCGACCCCGAGCAGGGCACCGAGGTCGCGGAGGGGACCACCATCAAGGTGAAGGTCTCCAAGGGCAACGTCGTCAAGGTGCCGGACGTCGTCGGCATGACGAAGGAGCTGGCCGAGAGGACGCTGAGGAACGCCGGCTACAAGGTGCGGACCCTCGACGGCGATGAGGTGGCACCGGACAAGGCCGGCCTGGTCAGCAGGCAGTCGCCCGAGGCCGACAGGAAGCTTGAGAAGAACAAGCAGGTCACCATCTACGTCGACTACGCGGCGCCGGATCCCACCGGCAGCCCGGATCCGACCGAGACGCCCACCGGCGGTCCCACCACTCCGGGTGCTGGCGGCGGTGGCGGCGGGCTACCCTTCCCGACCTTGCCGCCGACCCGGGACTCCATCCGGTAG
- a CDS encoding FtsW/RodA/SpoVE family cell cycle protein → MTAAAVPATSPASTGEQPGVRLARSRRNAELSLLLLAMVLVAAYGATVEANVLDTVTPDFWVPAAVLGLVFLGLHLVIRWLAPFADPALLPAVALLNGIGVGFLRRYDLAWAQPADRESLAIFAGTGGRQLAWTLAGVILAAALLAIMRDHRSLSRYAYTLGLAGIVLVMIPAVLPGQFSEINGAKLWIRFGGFQIQPGEFAKLALLTFFAYYLVRKREVLSLASRRVLGIDFPRGRDLGPVLVVWMISILVLVFEKDLGTSLLYFGMFVVTLYIATERVSWLLIGLVLFFGGAYLAYVLGSTVGGPFANFYLRAEIWLDPFGDPYNKGYQLVQGLLTLGTGGLFGAGPGGGQPTLLPEVQNDFIFAGIGEEIGLFGLSALLVIYLLIVERGLRAALAVRDSFGKLLAGGLAFTLGLQVFVIVGGISKLIPLTGQTTPFLSAGGSSLMANWLLIATLLRVSDGAHRPVGPSGPAARPSGGPPEQLHGALTEVIRP, encoded by the coding sequence GTGACCGCAGCCGCCGTACCGGCAACCTCGCCCGCCTCGACGGGCGAGCAGCCGGGCGTACGCCTGGCCCGGTCCCGGCGTAACGCGGAGCTGTCGCTGCTGCTGCTCGCCATGGTGCTGGTGGCGGCGTACGGGGCGACGGTCGAGGCGAACGTGCTGGACACGGTCACCCCCGACTTCTGGGTTCCGGCCGCCGTGCTGGGGCTGGTCTTCCTCGGCCTGCACCTGGTGATCCGCTGGCTGGCGCCGTTCGCCGATCCGGCGCTGCTGCCGGCGGTCGCCCTGCTCAACGGCATCGGGGTGGGCTTCCTGCGCCGCTACGACCTGGCCTGGGCCCAACCGGCGGACCGGGAGAGTCTGGCCATCTTCGCCGGCACCGGTGGCCGGCAGTTGGCCTGGACTCTCGCCGGGGTGATTCTCGCCGCCGCGCTGCTGGCGATCATGCGGGACCACCGCTCGCTCTCCCGGTACGCGTACACCCTGGGGCTGGCCGGCATCGTGCTGGTGATGATCCCGGCGGTGCTGCCGGGCCAGTTCTCCGAGATCAACGGCGCCAAGCTGTGGATCAGATTCGGCGGGTTCCAGATCCAGCCGGGCGAGTTCGCCAAGCTCGCCCTGCTCACCTTCTTCGCGTACTACCTGGTCCGCAAGCGTGAGGTGCTCTCGCTGGCCAGCCGGCGGGTGCTCGGCATCGACTTCCCGCGCGGCCGGGACCTCGGCCCGGTCCTCGTGGTCTGGATGATCAGCATCCTGGTGTTGGTCTTCGAGAAGGACCTGGGCACCTCGCTGCTCTACTTCGGCATGTTCGTGGTGACGCTCTACATCGCCACCGAACGGGTCAGTTGGCTGCTCATCGGCCTGGTCCTCTTCTTCGGCGGCGCCTATCTGGCGTACGTCCTGGGCAGCACCGTCGGTGGCCCGTTCGCGAACTTCTACCTCCGGGCCGAGATCTGGCTGGACCCGTTCGGCGACCCGTACAACAAGGGCTACCAGCTCGTACAGGGCCTGCTCACGCTCGGCACCGGCGGCCTCTTCGGGGCCGGGCCGGGTGGCGGCCAGCCGACCCTGCTGCCCGAGGTGCAGAACGACTTCATCTTCGCCGGCATCGGTGAGGAGATCGGGCTCTTCGGCCTCTCCGCGCTGCTGGTGATCTATCTGCTGATCGTCGAGCGGGGGCTGCGGGCCGCGCTGGCGGTGCGGGACTCGTTCGGCAAGCTGCTCGCCGGCGGCCTGGCCTTCACCCTGGGTCTCCAGGTGTTCGTCATCGTCGGCGGGATCAGCAAGCTCATCCCGCTGACCGGCCAGACCACCCCGTTCCTCTCCGCCGGTGGGTCTTCGCTGATGGCGAACTGGCTGCTCATCGCGACCCTCCTCCGGGTCTCCGATGGCGCCCACCGGCCGGTGGGTCCCAGCGGGCCGGCGGCTCGGCCGAGCGGCGGCCCGCCGGAGCAGCTGCACGGTGCCCTCACGGAGGTGATTCGGCCGTGA
- a CDS encoding serine/threonine-protein kinase yields the protein MLSPGVQLGNRYRLDERIASGGMGDVWRGTDQVLGRTVAVKSLLPALLDEPGFAERFRGEARTMATINHPGVVDVYDFGSDQQIAFLVMEYVEGDALSSTLNRVGRLTPARTMALLAQAADALHAAHEKGIVHRDVKPGNLLVRPNGTLVLTDFGIARSDLVGQLTAAGSVLGTASYISPEQATGAVATPASDVYALGVVAYQCLAGRRPFEGDNPLEIAMKHVREAPRSLPADIPPAVKAIVERAMAKDPAARWPSAAALASVARQTKQALSQQARGGQPHPISGVPASPAAPAARAQVPAVARAQPRPPVVAARPPVGPRAAPMAPPAPQPRPPVAPRAAVAVPPPGQPSPLGYARPQAAPARPLPAPRRSGAGLWLTAIVLAVLVVLCSGVISYYYRKNASAGALAPVSVTSGAVWVRGGDDPGRTSYRREVRLRLAGGETTTSEGRETR from the coding sequence ATGCTCAGCCCCGGGGTGCAGCTCGGCAACCGCTACCGCCTCGACGAGCGGATCGCCAGCGGTGGCATGGGTGACGTCTGGCGCGGCACCGACCAGGTGCTGGGCCGTACCGTCGCGGTGAAGAGCCTGCTGCCCGCCCTGCTCGACGAGCCGGGCTTCGCCGAGCGGTTCCGGGGCGAGGCACGGACCATGGCCACCATCAACCACCCCGGCGTGGTGGACGTCTACGACTTCGGCAGCGACCAGCAGATCGCCTTCCTGGTCATGGAGTACGTCGAGGGCGACGCGCTCTCCTCGACCCTCAACCGGGTCGGCCGGCTCACCCCGGCCCGGACGATGGCCCTGCTGGCGCAGGCCGCCGACGCCCTGCACGCGGCCCACGAGAAGGGCATCGTGCACCGGGACGTGAAGCCGGGCAACCTGCTGGTCCGGCCGAACGGCACGCTGGTGCTCACCGACTTCGGGATCGCCCGTTCCGACCTGGTGGGCCAGCTCACCGCCGCCGGTTCGGTGCTCGGCACGGCGTCGTACATCTCGCCCGAGCAGGCCACCGGTGCGGTGGCCACCCCCGCGTCCGACGTGTACGCGCTCGGCGTGGTCGCGTACCAGTGCCTCGCCGGCCGGCGCCCCTTCGAGGGGGACAATCCCCTCGAAATCGCCATGAAGCACGTACGCGAGGCGCCCCGGTCACTGCCCGCCGACATCCCGCCCGCAGTGAAGGCGATCGTGGAGCGGGCCATGGCGAAGGATCCCGCGGCCCGCTGGCCCAGCGCCGCCGCACTGGCCAGCGTCGCCCGGCAGACCAAGCAAGCGTTGTCCCAGCAGGCGCGCGGCGGCCAGCCGCACCCGATCTCCGGCGTACCGGCCTCGCCGGCCGCGCCGGCGGCCCGGGCGCAGGTCCCGGCGGTGGCGCGAGCACAGCCCCGCCCGCCCGTGGTGGCCGCTCGCCCACCGGTCGGGCCGCGCGCGGCCCCGATGGCGCCGCCCGCCCCGCAACCCCGCCCGCCGGTCGCCCCACGCGCCGCCGTGGCCGTCCCACCGCCCGGGCAGCCCAGTCCGCTCGGGTACGCCCGACCGCAGGCCGCGCCGGCCCGTCCCCTGCCGGCCCCCCGCCGGTCCGGGGCCGGCCTGTGGCTGACCGCCATCGTGCTGGCCGTACTGGTCGTGCTCTGCTCGGGCGTGATTTCGTACTACTACCGGAAGAACGCGTCGGCCGGCGCGCTCGCTCCGGTGAGCGTGACCTCCGGCGCGGTGTGGGTGCGCGGAGGGGACGATCCGGGCCGGACGTCGTACCGTCGTGAGGTACGGCTCAGGTTGGCTGGCGGCGAGACGACGACGAGCGAAGGACGAGAGACGCGATGA